The window TGGCTGCGAGGCTGGTGACCACTACGTTGGGTGCGCGGCCGAGCCATGACCGCGCCGCGGCGGTGGTCACCGGTTGCTGCTCGGGGCCGCAAGTTCAAGTGCTGCTGCAGCTTCGAGTGCATGGATGTAGTCGACGACGTCGCCAACCGTGCGTAGACCCATCAGATCCGCATCGGGAATCTTCACGCTGTACTTGTCCTCGGTCTGGACCGCGATCTCCACCATGGAGAGTGAGTCGATGCCGAGATCGTCGACGAAGGACTTGCCGAGGCTGATTTCGGACGGTTCGATTCCGGTGACCTCTTCGATGATCTCCGCGAGCCCCGCGATGATGTCGTCCTGCGTGGTGGCCATGAGTGATGTCCCTTC of the Rhodococcus sp. OK302 genome contains:
- the acpM gene encoding meromycolate extension acyl carrier protein AcpM, which produces MATTQDDIIAGLAEIIEEVTGIEPSEISLGKSFVDDLGIDSLSMVEIAVQTEDKYSVKIPDADLMGLRTVGDVVDYIHALEAAAALELAAPSSNR